A portion of the Mesobacillus sp. AQ2 genome contains these proteins:
- the tilS gene encoding tRNA lysidine(34) synthetase TilS, giving the protein MMIDMKVNAFLERHGFQLNNKSIAVGVSGGPDSLALLHYLSEQRERKSLRIIAVHVDHMFRGDESYQDALFVKDFCEKRGLPFEMKRVNVPAYMEETGLSSQQAARECRYAFFEEVMVKHQLEYLALGHHGDDQVETVLMRLTRGSSGAARAGIPFSRKMGPFTVFRPFLCLAKRELEEYCSENSLEPRIDPSNQKAYYSRNRFRKTVLPFLKEENPGVHEHFQRFSEELQMDEKYLLELTRKELNKVMKKEDRGVTIHISSFREMPMPLQRRGIKLILNYLYNDRPASLSAIHIEKIFSIIRNPHPSGTLDFPSGLRIIRSYGNCQFTLNPPERQSYCFEILGPKQLILPNGDLIDAQLLNDAHVRDISNYRFIVDLEETGTPLYIRTRKDGDRMSLKGMKGSKKLKDIFIDMKIPLGQRDEWPVVTDREDRILWLPGLKKSNNEANEQGNRLLLLTYIKH; this is encoded by the coding sequence ATGATGATTGATATGAAGGTGAATGCCTTTCTTGAAAGGCATGGTTTTCAGCTGAATAACAAGTCAATCGCGGTTGGTGTTTCCGGAGGACCGGATTCGCTTGCTCTGCTTCATTACTTATCTGAGCAGCGGGAACGGAAATCTCTGAGGATAATTGCTGTCCACGTTGACCATATGTTCCGTGGTGATGAATCTTATCAGGATGCTTTGTTTGTAAAAGATTTTTGCGAAAAACGGGGTCTTCCCTTTGAGATGAAAAGGGTCAATGTGCCAGCTTATATGGAAGAGACAGGTTTAAGCTCCCAACAAGCCGCCCGCGAATGCCGATATGCCTTTTTCGAGGAAGTGATGGTTAAACATCAACTTGAATACCTTGCATTGGGGCATCATGGGGACGACCAGGTCGAAACGGTTTTGATGAGGCTTACTAGGGGCAGTTCAGGAGCAGCAAGGGCAGGTATTCCTTTTTCCCGCAAAATGGGTCCGTTTACGGTTTTCAGGCCGTTTTTATGCCTGGCAAAAAGGGAACTGGAAGAGTATTGCTCCGAGAATTCCCTGGAACCCAGAATCGACCCCAGCAATCAGAAGGCATACTATAGCAGGAACCGATTCAGGAAAACCGTCCTGCCCTTTTTAAAAGAAGAGAATCCGGGAGTCCATGAACATTTCCAGCGCTTCAGCGAAGAATTGCAGATGGATGAAAAGTATCTTCTTGAATTAACAAGGAAAGAATTGAATAAAGTAATGAAGAAAGAGGACCGAGGGGTCACGATCCATATTAGTTCTTTTCGGGAAATGCCAATGCCTTTACAAAGAAGAGGGATTAAACTAATATTAAATTATCTTTACAATGATCGACCTGCTTCTCTTTCCGCCATACATATTGAAAAGATTTTTTCAATAATTCGCAACCCCCATCCGTCAGGAACACTTGATTTCCCCAGCGGTTTAAGAATCATACGATCGTATGGAAATTGTCAATTCACATTGAACCCGCCAGAAAGGCAAAGCTATTGTTTTGAAATTTTAGGACCAAAACAGCTGATCTTGCCGAATGGTGACCTCATTGATGCCCAATTGCTCAATGATGCTCATGTCAGGGATATTTCCAATTATCGTTTCATCGTCGACCTGGAGGAAACTGGCACTCCCTTGTACATCCGCACAAGAAAGGATGGTGACAGGATGTCTTTGAAGGGGATGAAGGGGTCAAAGAAGCTGAAAGATATTTTCATCGATATGAAAATCCCATTAGGACAAAGGGATGAATGGCCGGTCGTCACAGACAGGGAAGACAGGATCCTTTGGCTTCCAGGCCTGAAAAAGTCGAATAATGAGGCAAATGAACAAGGAAACAGGTTATTACTATTAACTTATATAAAGCATTGA
- the hpt gene encoding hypoxanthine phosphoribosyltransferase, giving the protein MKNDIEKVLFTEEEIQEKTKKLAAQLTEEYQDRFPLAIGVLKGAMPFMGDLLKRVDAYLEMDFMDVSSYGNAMVSSGEVKILKDLDTSVEGRDILIIEDIIDSGLTLSYLVELFRYRKAKSIKIVTLLDKPTGRKADIAADYVGFIVPDEFVVGYGLDYAEKYRNLPYIGILKPEVYTK; this is encoded by the coding sequence ATGAAAAATGATATTGAAAAAGTTTTGTTTACAGAAGAAGAGATTCAGGAAAAAACAAAGAAGCTGGCGGCTCAATTAACTGAAGAATACCAGGACCGTTTCCCGCTGGCAATCGGAGTCCTGAAGGGCGCAATGCCTTTCATGGGTGACCTGCTTAAGCGCGTGGATGCATATCTTGAAATGGATTTCATGGATGTTTCAAGTTATGGAAATGCTATGGTATCATCCGGTGAGGTCAAAATCCTTAAGGACCTTGATACTTCCGTTGAAGGAAGGGACATTTTGATCATCGAGGACATCATCGACAGCGGATTGACTCTCAGCTATTTGGTGGAGTTGTTCAGATACCGCAAGGCAAAGTCCATCAAAATTGTCACTCTGCTTGATAAACCAACAGGAAGAAAGGCTGACATCGCAGCAGATTATGTTGGGTTTATCGTTCCTGATGAGTTTGTTGTTGGATATGGTCTTGATTACGCGGAAAAATACCGTAACCTTCCGTATATTGGTATTCTAAAGCCGGAAGTATATACAAAATAA
- the ftsH gene encoding ATP-dependent zinc metalloprotease FtsH produces MNRIFRNTIFYLLIFLVIIGVVSFFNGNNQPTEQISYDKFMQELEAGNVAGTLTLQPERGVYEVRGQMKGQEEGKGFITYVWSNPDTLNRIEQTAADADVDIKPAKETSGWVTFFTSIIPFIIIFILFFFLLNQAQGGGSRVMNFGKSKAKLYNEEKKKVRFKDVAGADEEKQELVEVVEFLKDPRKFAELGARIPKGILLVGPPGTGKTLLARAVAGEAGVPFFSISGSDFVEMFVGVGASRVRDLFETAKKNAPCIIFIDEIDAVGRQRGAGLGGGHDEREQTLNQLLVEMDGFGANEGIIIVAATNRPDILDPALLRPGRFDRQITVDRPDVTGREAVLKVHARNKPLDESVNLKSIAARTPGFSGADLENLLNEAALVAARRNKKKIDMLDLDEATDRVIAGPAKKTRVISKKERNIVAFHEAGHTVIGVVLDEAEMVHKVTIVPRGQAGGYAVMLPKEDRYFMTKPELLDKITGLLGGRVAEEIVFGEVSTGAHNDFQRATGIARRMVTEFGMSDKLGPLQFGQAQGQVFLGRDLNNEQNYSDKIAYEIDVEIQTIIKDCYARAKDLLTKHRDKLDIIANTLLEVETLDAEQIKHLIDHGRLPERSVSLDNDDMKVNINTKKDELPAIEETDRTVDSVIEDPKAIDENPKE; encoded by the coding sequence ATGAATCGGATCTTCCGTAATACCATCTTTTATTTATTGATATTTTTAGTCATTATCGGAGTAGTGAGCTTCTTTAATGGAAATAACCAGCCAACTGAACAAATCTCTTACGATAAATTCATGCAGGAACTTGAGGCAGGCAATGTGGCAGGAACTCTGACGCTGCAGCCTGAACGAGGTGTGTATGAAGTAAGGGGCCAGATGAAGGGCCAGGAAGAGGGCAAAGGCTTCATTACTTATGTATGGAGCAACCCGGATACATTAAACCGCATTGAACAGACGGCTGCTGATGCAGATGTCGATATTAAACCTGCAAAAGAAACAAGCGGATGGGTAACGTTCTTTACATCCATCATTCCGTTCATCATTATTTTCATTCTGTTCTTCTTCTTGCTTAACCAGGCTCAGGGGGGCGGCAGCCGTGTCATGAACTTCGGCAAAAGCAAAGCGAAGCTGTATAACGAAGAAAAGAAGAAAGTCCGCTTCAAGGATGTTGCGGGTGCAGATGAAGAAAAGCAAGAGCTAGTCGAGGTTGTTGAGTTCCTTAAGGACCCTCGTAAGTTCGCCGAGCTTGGAGCGCGTATACCAAAGGGAATCCTGTTGGTAGGACCTCCAGGAACCGGTAAAACATTGCTTGCACGTGCTGTTGCCGGGGAAGCGGGAGTACCGTTCTTCTCAATCAGCGGTTCCGACTTCGTAGAAATGTTTGTCGGTGTCGGTGCGTCACGTGTGCGTGATTTATTTGAAACAGCTAAAAAGAATGCTCCATGTATTATCTTCATCGATGAAATCGATGCTGTCGGCCGCCAGCGTGGTGCTGGTCTGGGCGGAGGGCACGATGAGCGTGAACAGACGCTCAACCAGTTGCTTGTTGAAATGGATGGATTTGGTGCCAACGAGGGAATCATCATCGTAGCGGCTACAAACCGCCCTGATATCCTTGACCCTGCATTGCTGCGTCCAGGCCGTTTCGACCGCCAGATTACAGTTGACCGCCCGGATGTCACTGGCCGTGAAGCTGTATTGAAGGTGCATGCGAGAAATAAACCACTTGATGAGTCTGTTAACTTAAAGAGTATTGCGGCTCGTACTCCAGGTTTCTCTGGAGCGGACCTTGAAAACTTGCTAAATGAAGCAGCGCTTGTTGCAGCCAGAAGGAATAAGAAGAAGATCGACATGTTGGATTTGGATGAAGCAACAGACCGCGTCATTGCCGGTCCTGCCAAAAAGACACGGGTCATCTCCAAAAAGGAAAGAAATATTGTTGCCTTCCATGAAGCCGGCCATACCGTCATCGGCGTCGTTCTTGATGAAGCCGAAATGGTCCACAAGGTAACGATTGTCCCTCGCGGACAGGCAGGCGGTTACGCTGTCATGCTTCCTAAGGAAGACCGTTACTTTATGACAAAGCCTGAACTTCTTGATAAAATCACCGGCCTCCTTGGCGGCCGTGTAGCGGAAGAAATCGTCTTTGGCGAAGTGAGCACTGGTGCCCACAATGACTTCCAGCGCGCGACAGGCATTGCGAGAAGAATGGTTACTGAATTCGGGATGAGTGATAAACTCGGACCATTGCAGTTCGGCCAGGCGCAGGGCCAGGTATTCCTTGGACGCGACCTGAATAATGAACAGAACTATTCAGATAAGATTGCTTATGAAATTGATGTGGAGATCCAAACCATTATCAAGGATTGTTATGCAAGGGCGAAGGACCTTCTTACAAAGCATCGTGATAAGCTTGATATTATCGCGAATACGCTTCTTGAAGTCGAAACGCTCGATGCAGAACAGATCAAGCATCTGATCGATCATGGACGTCTTCCTGAGCGCAGTGTGAGCCTGGATAATGACGACATGAAAGTGAACATCAACACGAAAAAGGATGAGCTGCCTGCAATCGAAGAGACTGACAGGACAGTTGACTCAGTCATTGAGGATCCAAAGGCAATCGACGAGAATCCAAAAGAATAA
- a CDS encoding type III pantothenate kinase → MIFVFDVGNTNIVLGVYEQEELKHHWRIETNRHRTEDEFGMIIKNLFDHVNLSFSDIDGIIISSVVPPIMFSLERMCQKYFHLKPLVVGPGIKTGLDIKYENPREVGADRIVNAVAAIHEYGSPLIIVDFGTATTYCYINDHNQYMGGAIAPGIGISTEALYSRAAKLPRIEISRPDDVIGKNTVSAMQAGILYGYVGQVEGIVKRMKDKSAVTTKVIATGGLANLIAQESTVIDVVDPFLTLKGLQLIYKRNMDKNS, encoded by the coding sequence TTGATTTTTGTTTTTGACGTCGGGAATACAAATATCGTGTTGGGTGTTTATGAGCAGGAAGAGTTGAAACACCACTGGAGAATCGAAACAAACCGCCATAGAACAGAAGATGAGTTTGGGATGATCATCAAAAATCTTTTTGACCATGTCAATCTCTCTTTTTCTGATATAGATGGAATCATCATATCGTCCGTTGTACCGCCAATCATGTTCTCGCTTGAAAGAATGTGCCAGAAGTATTTCCACCTAAAACCATTAGTCGTTGGGCCTGGCATCAAGACAGGTCTTGACATCAAATACGAAAATCCGAGGGAAGTCGGTGCAGACCGAATCGTCAATGCAGTTGCGGCAATCCATGAATATGGCAGCCCGTTGATTATCGTCGATTTCGGAACAGCGACAACCTATTGTTATATCAATGACCATAATCAGTATATGGGCGGAGCGATTGCCCCGGGGATCGGCATCTCTACCGAAGCCCTTTATTCGCGTGCTGCCAAGCTTCCGAGGATTGAAATCAGCCGTCCGGATGACGTGATTGGCAAAAACACGGTGTCAGCGATGCAAGCGGGTATCCTGTATGGATATGTTGGGCAAGTAGAGGGAATAGTTAAACGGATGAAAGATAAGAGTGCGGTCACGACTAAAGTGATTGCCACTGGCGGACTGGCGAATTTAATCGCCCAGGAATCAACTGTCATTGATGTTGTCGATCCGTTTTTGACTTTAAAAGGACTGCAGCTTATCTATAAGCGCAACATGGATAAAAACAGCTAA
- the hslO gene encoding Hsp33 family molecular chaperone HslO: protein MSDYLVKALAFDGQVRAYAAKTTETVGEAQRRHYTWPVASAALGRTMTAGVMMGAMMKGEDKLTVKIEGGGPLGLILVDSNAKGEVRGYVSNPHVHFDLNEHGKLDVRQGVGTDGTLTVVKDLGLRDYFTGQVPIVSGELGEDFTYYFATSEQVNSSVGVGVLVNPDNSIKAAGGFILQLMPGTTEETISAIEKRLESIPPVSKLIEKGLSPEELLEELLGKDNVKFLETMPVSFVCNCSKDRFSNALVSLGAEEIRDMIDTEGQAETHCHFCNEKYMFTKEELEEIEKEAK, encoded by the coding sequence ATGAGTGATTATTTAGTAAAGGCACTTGCTTTTGATGGACAGGTCAGGGCGTATGCAGCAAAAACGACTGAAACTGTTGGAGAGGCACAGCGCCGCCATTATACATGGCCTGTTGCATCAGCCGCACTTGGCCGCACGATGACTGCTGGTGTGATGATGGGTGCGATGATGAAAGGCGAAGATAAATTAACGGTTAAAATCGAAGGCGGCGGTCCGCTTGGATTGATCCTCGTTGACAGCAATGCCAAAGGGGAAGTCAGAGGCTATGTTTCGAATCCTCATGTCCACTTCGACCTGAATGAGCATGGCAAGCTGGATGTAAGACAGGGTGTCGGTACAGACGGAACGCTTACGGTTGTAAAAGATCTTGGCTTGCGTGACTATTTTACGGGACAAGTTCCTATTGTTTCAGGAGAACTAGGTGAAGATTTCACTTATTACTTTGCGACATCTGAGCAGGTCAATTCTTCAGTTGGTGTCGGAGTGCTCGTCAATCCTGACAACTCAATCAAAGCGGCAGGCGGCTTCATCCTCCAATTGATGCCTGGAACGACAGAAGAAACGATTTCAGCAATCGAAAAGAGATTAGAATCCATTCCGCCGGTCTCGAAACTAATTGAAAAAGGCCTGTCTCCTGAGGAACTTTTAGAAGAACTGCTTGGCAAAGACAATGTCAAGTTCCTTGAGACGATGCCGGTTTCATTCGTGTGCAACTGTTCAAAAGACCGCTTCAGCAATGCACTGGTCAGTCTCGGAGCAGAAGAAATCCGTGATATGATCGATACAGAAGGACAGGCTGAAACGCATTGCCATTTCTGCAACGAAAAATATATGTTCACAAAAGAAGAACTGGAAGAGATAGAAAAAGAAGCAAAATAA
- a CDS encoding peptidyl-prolyl cis-trans isomerase, producing the protein MEKKQLWYIIAGLAILNAITLVMLLAKPAILEGKKETVAEVGKESITRQQWLTELEERYGQETLRDLIDQEVVRQMADEYGIELSDKAVERELTIYKAMYSSPGNEPKSEEKWKQQIKYSLLLEELLTKDVQVSNEDMKTFYDQNKSLFDIPASYHLSQIIVETKQDAESAVKELKDGSSFAALAMERSIDEFSANEGGDIGFVTEEDELISPEVISAAKSLKPEEWTGPVKVENGYAIVYLHEKLEGKKYSFSEVKNQIRRQIALEQMDIPVSARAFWNDAEVSWFYGETGKK; encoded by the coding sequence GTGGAAAAAAAGCAGCTTTGGTACATTATTGCCGGGTTAGCCATATTGAATGCAATCACTCTTGTCATGCTTCTGGCCAAGCCTGCAATCCTTGAAGGGAAGAAGGAGACAGTAGCGGAGGTTGGCAAGGAGTCGATCACCCGCCAGCAATGGCTCACCGAGCTGGAAGAACGGTATGGACAAGAGACGCTCAGGGACCTGATCGATCAGGAAGTGGTCAGGCAGATGGCTGACGAATATGGAATTGAATTATCCGACAAAGCAGTCGAACGGGAACTGACCATTTATAAGGCGATGTATTCGTCGCCAGGGAATGAACCTAAGAGCGAAGAAAAATGGAAGCAGCAGATCAAATACAGTTTGCTGCTTGAAGAACTGCTGACAAAGGATGTCCAAGTATCAAATGAGGATATGAAAACCTTCTATGATCAAAACAAGAGTCTCTTTGATATCCCTGCCTCGTATCATCTATCTCAAATCATTGTCGAAACGAAACAAGATGCAGAATCTGCAGTGAAGGAGCTAAAGGATGGATCTAGCTTTGCCGCACTGGCGATGGAGCGTTCGATCGATGAGTTTTCTGCTAATGAGGGCGGCGACATAGGCTTTGTAACCGAAGAAGATGAACTCATTTCCCCGGAAGTGATTTCAGCGGCCAAATCCCTGAAACCTGAGGAATGGACCGGACCTGTAAAAGTGGAAAATGGCTATGCGATTGTTTACCTGCACGAAAAGCTGGAAGGCAAGAAATATAGCTTCAGCGAGGTCAAGAACCAGATCCGCAGACAGATAGCCCTGGAACAGATGGATATCCCTGTGTCTGCACGTGCATTTTGGAATGATGCCGAAGTCAGCTGGTTCTATGGCGAGACCGGCAAAAAATAA
- the cysK gene encoding cysteine synthase A translates to MVRIANSINELIGQTPIVKLNRLVDDQSADVYLKLEYMNPGSSVKDRIALAMIEDAEGKGVLKQGDTIIEPTSGNTGIGLAMVAAAKGYKAILVMPETMSMERRNLLRAYGADLVLTPGPEGMGGAIRKAEELAKENGYFMPQQFENEANPTIHERTTGPEIVQQMGDQLDAFIAGIGTGGTITGAGTVLRQKYKDIKIVAVEPTDSPVLSGGKPGPHKIQGIGAGFVPGVLDTDVYDEIIKVENEQAFDYARRAAKEEGILGGISSGAAIYAALEIAKKLGKGKKVLAIIPSNGERYLSTPLYQFDN, encoded by the coding sequence ATGGTACGTATTGCGAACTCGATTAATGAGCTGATTGGCCAAACACCGATTGTGAAACTGAACAGGCTGGTTGATGACCAAAGTGCCGATGTGTATCTGAAGCTTGAATACATGAACCCGGGAAGCAGTGTCAAGGATCGGATCGCACTTGCGATGATTGAGGATGCTGAAGGAAAGGGTGTCCTTAAGCAGGGAGATACAATCATTGAACCAACAAGCGGCAATACTGGGATCGGTCTTGCAATGGTGGCAGCTGCTAAGGGATATAAAGCCATTCTCGTCATGCCGGAAACGATGAGCATGGAGCGCCGTAACCTGCTGAGGGCATATGGGGCAGACCTTGTGCTGACTCCTGGTCCTGAAGGGATGGGCGGAGCGATTCGCAAGGCGGAGGAGCTGGCTAAGGAAAATGGCTATTTCATGCCTCAGCAGTTCGAGAATGAAGCCAATCCTACCATCCACGAAAGAACGACCGGTCCGGAAATCGTCCAGCAGATGGGTGACCAGCTTGATGCATTCATTGCAGGCATCGGGACAGGCGGAACAATCACGGGTGCAGGAACAGTTCTTCGCCAGAAGTATAAGGATATCAAAATTGTTGCTGTCGAACCGACAGACTCTCCCGTTTTATCAGGAGGAAAGCCGGGACCCCACAAAATCCAGGGGATTGGAGCAGGTTTCGTGCCTGGCGTCCTTGACACCGATGTATACGATGAAATCATCAAGGTGGAAAATGAACAGGCATTCGACTATGCCCGCCGTGCGGCAAAAGAAGAAGGCATCCTCGGAGGAATATCTTCTGGTGCGGCGATCTATGCAGCACTTGAAATTGCGAAAAAACTGGGCAAAGGCAAGAAAGTCCTTGCGATCATTCCAAGCAACGGGGAACGCTATCTGAGCACACCACTTTATCAATTCGATAACTAA
- the pabB gene encoding aminodeoxychorismate synthase, component I, which translates to MDKEKKIGVTSLPHYSIHTQSISYTASRFFHQYDHIAQQYKEHVILESGRGGRYSMAAFRPEITFSGKDHKLTISKNGMTTTLEGNPLDLMKREMEAFQVPEVEGLPDFQGGAIGYISYDYARYIEKLPQMAKDDSCIPEIYFQVYMEWFVLDHQTETLWIMALNEPGQEEQTKERLSEWQKRWEAGIPVMLAEKADKPGAEELHVSMDEGAFIQAVERIQQYISQGDVFQVNLSVRQSKPIETEALEVYRQLRKLNPSPYMGYLHTEEFQLVSGSPELLAKVKGSEVSTRPIAGTRSRGRTDQEDLQLASELINNEKERAEHVMLVDLERNDLGRVCKYGTVEVNEFMVIEKYSHVMHIVSNVRGELAEGETWFDVVNATFPGGTITGAPKVRTMEIIEELEPVRRGPYTGSLGWIGFNGNMELNIIIRTMLVKDGMAHVQAGAGVVIDSIPANEYKESLKKAIALWKAKELAEGNA; encoded by the coding sequence ATGGATAAAGAGAAAAAAATAGGGGTGACGAGCTTGCCGCACTACAGCATTCATACTCAAAGTATATCTTATACGGCTTCACGTTTTTTTCATCAATACGACCATATTGCCCAACAATATAAAGAGCATGTCATCCTCGAAAGTGGACGGGGCGGGCGTTACAGCATGGCTGCTTTCCGTCCGGAAATCACTTTTTCAGGAAAAGACCATAAATTGACGATTAGTAAGAATGGAATGACAACCACGCTTGAAGGGAATCCTCTTGACCTAATGAAGCGGGAAATGGAAGCCTTCCAGGTCCCGGAAGTGGAAGGTCTCCCAGATTTCCAGGGCGGGGCGATTGGCTATATCAGCTATGATTATGCCCGCTATATCGAAAAGCTTCCGCAAATGGCAAAGGATGATTCCTGCATACCAGAGATTTATTTTCAGGTGTATATGGAGTGGTTCGTGTTGGACCACCAGACAGAAACCCTATGGATCATGGCCCTGAATGAACCGGGCCAGGAAGAGCAGACAAAAGAAAGGCTGTCAGAGTGGCAAAAACGCTGGGAGGCTGGGATACCGGTGATGCTCGCGGAAAAAGCGGACAAGCCAGGCGCAGAGGAGCTGCATGTCTCGATGGATGAAGGCGCCTTTATTCAGGCAGTAGAAAGGATTCAGCAATACATTTCTCAGGGTGATGTCTTCCAGGTCAATCTATCTGTCAGGCAATCAAAGCCAATCGAAACAGAAGCGCTTGAAGTATATCGCCAGCTGCGCAAGCTGAACCCATCTCCGTATATGGGCTATTTGCATACAGAGGAGTTCCAGCTCGTCAGCGGGTCCCCAGAACTTTTGGCAAAAGTAAAGGGGTCGGAGGTCAGCACAAGGCCGATTGCCGGAACACGTTCAAGAGGAAGGACGGACCAGGAAGATCTGCAGCTTGCAAGTGAATTGATCAATAACGAAAAAGAACGGGCTGAACATGTCATGCTTGTCGATCTTGAACGGAATGACCTTGGCAGAGTGTGCAAATACGGAACGGTCGAGGTCAATGAATTCATGGTCATCGAAAAATACTCGCATGTAATGCATATCGTTTCGAATGTCAGGGGCGAGCTTGCAGAAGGTGAAACCTGGTTCGATGTTGTGAATGCAACCTTCCCCGGCGGAACGATTACAGGTGCTCCAAAGGTCAGGACGATGGAAATCATTGAAGAGCTTGAGCCGGTGCGGCGGGGCCCATATACTGGTTCGCTAGGCTGGATCGGGTTTAACGGCAATATGGAACTGAACATCATCATCCGCACGATGCTCGTCAAGGATGGGATGGCACATGTCCAGGCGGGAGCAGGCGTCGTCATTGACTCCATCCCGGCAAATGAATACAAGGAATCGTTAAAGAAAGCCATCGCGCTTTGGAAGGCAAAAGAGCTTGCGGAGGGAAACGCATGA
- the pabA gene encoding aminodeoxychorismate/anthranilate synthase component II produces MILMIDNYDSFTYNLVQYLGEMGEELKVIRNDQTSIQGIAELDPKFLMISPGPCSPNEAGISLEAIKNFAGKTPIFGVCLGHQSIAQVFGGDVIRAERLMHGKTSMVYHDGKTIFEGVENPFPAARYHSLIVKKETLPDCLEISAWTEEGEIMAIRHKTLPVEGVQFHPESILTTSGKQLLRNFIAHYNLTKEVSF; encoded by the coding sequence ATGATTTTGATGATTGATAATTATGATTCATTCACATATAACCTGGTTCAATATCTTGGTGAAATGGGTGAAGAACTGAAGGTCATCCGCAATGACCAGACATCCATCCAGGGAATCGCAGAGCTGGATCCAAAGTTTTTGATGATCTCCCCGGGGCCGTGCAGTCCGAATGAAGCAGGCATCAGTTTGGAAGCCATCAAAAATTTCGCTGGCAAGACGCCGATCTTTGGTGTCTGCCTCGGCCATCAGTCCATTGCCCAGGTATTTGGCGGTGACGTTATCCGGGCGGAGCGGCTGATGCACGGAAAAACATCGATGGTCTACCACGACGGAAAGACTATTTTTGAAGGTGTGGAAAACCCATTCCCTGCGGCGCGCTATCATTCTCTCATTGTCAAAAAGGAAACCCTTCCGGACTGTCTTGAGATCTCAGCCTGGACGGAAGAAGGGGAAATCATGGCCATCCGCCATAAAACCCTGCCTGTGGAAGGCGTCCAGTTCCATCCCGAATCGATTTTGACAACTTCGGGAAAGCAGCTGCTGAGGAATTTCATTGCGCATTACAATTTAACGAAGGAAGTAAGCTTTTAA
- the pabC gene encoding aminodeoxychorismate lyase — MKLYINGRFMDKNEAAISPFDHGFLYGLGVFETFRIYNGHPFLLDDHLERLNASLRILDIEAEFTRDETVKILDALLAENSLTDAYIRFNISAGNGEIGLQTESYNEPNVIVFAKPMPPAGEMNEKQAVLLELRRNTPEGSARLKSHHYLNNVLAKREAGPAMDTEGVFLNDEGFLAEGIVSNLFWYRDGILFTPAVDTGILDGVTRRFVIELARTAGIEVREGFYKKEEAEAAGEIFLTNSIQEIVPVTSFSGKSFPGKSGEIVRSLFGRYEVLRETLWSRTQLDGGLAK, encoded by the coding sequence ATGAAACTCTATATAAATGGCCGGTTCATGGATAAGAATGAGGCAGCGATTTCCCCTTTTGACCATGGTTTTTTATATGGTTTGGGTGTCTTTGAAACCTTCAGAATCTACAATGGCCACCCGTTTTTGCTGGATGACCATCTGGAGCGGCTGAATGCCAGTCTGCGGATTCTGGACATCGAAGCTGAATTCACCAGGGATGAAACGGTCAAGATTCTGGATGCCCTTTTAGCAGAAAACTCTCTCACGGATGCGTATATCCGGTTTAATATCTCCGCAGGGAATGGAGAAATCGGCTTGCAGACGGAAAGCTATAATGAGCCAAATGTGATTGTTTTTGCAAAACCTATGCCACCGGCAGGCGAGATGAATGAGAAACAGGCCGTGCTGCTTGAGTTAAGGCGCAACACTCCAGAAGGAAGTGCCAGGTTGAAATCGCATCATTATCTCAATAACGTATTGGCCAAGCGTGAGGCGGGCCCTGCAATGGATACAGAGGGTGTTTTTTTGAATGATGAAGGTTTCCTGGCGGAAGGGATTGTCTCAAATCTATTTTGGTACAGGGATGGGATCTTGTTCACTCCGGCCGTCGATACCGGTATTTTGGATGGAGTAACCCGCAGGTTCGTCATCGAGTTGGCCCGTACAGCAGGCATTGAGGTACGTGAAGGCTTTTACAAAAAAGAGGAAGCGGAAGCAGCCGGCGAAATCTTCCTGACGAACTCGATCCAGGAAATCGTCCCGGTCACTTCTTTTTCAGGTAAAAGTTTTCCTGGGAAATCTGGCGAGATTGTCAGAAGTCTATTTGGGCGATATGAAGTACTGCGGGAAACGCTATGGAGCAGAACACAATTGGATGGAGGACTCGCAAAATGA